A single region of the Serinus canaria isolate serCan28SL12 chromosome 1, serCan2020, whole genome shotgun sequence genome encodes:
- the PIGA gene encoding phosphatidylinositol N-acetylglucosaminyltransferase subunit A, with amino-acid sequence MAPGSAQGAPAAGRSGPGMEGGGPEAHSVCMVSDFFYPNMGGVESHVYQLSQCLIERGHKVLVVTHAYGHRKGVRYLTNGLKVYYLPLKVMYNQSTATTLFHSLPLLRYIFVRERVTIVHAHSSFSAMAHDALFHAKTMGLRTVFTDHSLFGFADVSSVLTNKLLTVSLCDTNHIICVSYTSKENTVLRAALDPRIVSVIPNAVDPTDFTPDPSRRDDSTITIVVVSRLVYRKGIDLLSGIIPELCQKYPEIHFIVGGEGPKRIILEEVRERYQLHDRVRLLGGLEHQDVRNVLVQGHIFLNTSLTEAFCMAIVEAASCGLQVVSTRVGGIPEVLPENLIILCEPSVKSLCDGLEKAISQLRSGTLPSPETVHNEVKTFYTWRNVAERTEKVYDRVADEVVLPMKERLDRLMTHCGPVTGCIFAFFAVLNFLLLAFLRWMTPDSIIDVAIDATGPKGAWTKQCLFGKKRRVKEELPNS; translated from the exons ATGGCGCCGGGCAGCGCGCAGGGAGCGCCGGCCGCCGGCAG GAGCGGGCCCGGGATGGAGGGCGGAGGCCCGGAGGCGCACAGCGTGTGCATGGTGTCGGACTTCTTCTACCCCAACATGGGGGGCGTGGAGAGCCACGTGTACCAGCTGTCACAGTGCCTCATCGAGCGTGGCCACAAGGTCCTGGTGGTGACCCACGCCTACGGTCACCGCAAGGGCGTCCGCTACCTCACCAACGGGCTGAAAGTCTACTACCTGCCCCTGAAGGTGATGTACAACCAGTCCACGGCCACGACGCTCTTCCACAGCCTGCCCTTGCTCAGGTACATCTTCGTGCGGGAGCGGGTGACCATCGTGCACGCCCACAGCTCCTTCTCGGCCATGGCCCACGACGCCCTGTTCCACGCCAAGACCATGGGGCTGCGGACCGTGTTCACCGACCACTCCCTCTTCGGGTTCGCCGATGTCAGCTCCGTGCTAACCAACAAGCTGCTGACGGTGTCCCTGTGTGACACCAACCACATCATCTGCGTCTCCTACACCAGTAAGGAGAACACGGTGTTGCGAGCAGCCTTGGACCCTCGGATAGTCTCTGTCATCCCCAACGCTGTGGATCCCACCGACTTCACTCCAGACCCCTCGAGGAGGGATGACAGTACAATAACAATTGTTGTTGTCAGCAGACTTGTTTACAGAAAAG GTATTGATTTGCTTAGTGGTATAattcctgagctctgtcagaAATATCCAGAGATACATTTCATAGTTGGAGGAGAAGGACCAAAACGAATCATACTGGAAGAAGTCCGGGAGAGATACCAGCTGCATGACAG GGTGCGTCTTCTAGGAGGCTTGGAACACCAGGATGTCAGAAATGTCCTGGTCCAGGGGCACATTTTTCTCAACACTTCCCTCACTGAGGCCTTTTGTATGGCTATTGTGGAGGCAGCAAGCTGTGGtttacag gTGGTGAGCACGAGAGTTGGTGGGATTCCAGAGGTACTTCCAGAAAATCTCATCATTTTGTGTGAGCCTTCTGTGAAATCTTTGTGTGATGGATTAGAAAAAGCTATTTCCCAGCTCAGATCAGGAACTCTGCCATCTCCAGAAACTGTTCATAATGAAGTAAAGACATTTTATACGTGGAGGAATGTAGCAGAGAGAACTGAGAAA GTGTATGACAGAGTTGCAGATGAAGTGGTTTTACCAATGAAGGAGCGACTTGACAGACTCATGACTCACTGTGGGCCAGTGACTGGgtgtatttttgctttttttgctgttctgaaCTTCCTTCTCTTGGCGTTTCTGAGGTGGATGACTCCAGATTCCATTATTGATGTTGCAATAGATGCAACAGGACCTAAGGGTGCATGGACTAAACAGTgtctttttggaaaaaaaagaagagttaaAGAAGAACTTCCAAACTCCTAA
- the ASB11 gene encoding ankyrin repeat and SOCS box protein 11, with the protein MSLPAEQGRCAPYGNYICHMFQGDSWADRSPLHDAAFQGRLLSLKTLIAQGFNVNLLTTDRVSALHEACLGGHVACAKVLLENGAQVNAATIDGVTPLFNACCSGSAACVSMLLECGAKARLGSHLPSPMHEAVKRGHRECMETLLAHEVDIDQEDPQHGTPLYMACTYQRTECVKKLLELGANVNVGKGLDTPLHAAARKSSVEIVVLLTDYGADPKCRNADLKCALDLATPHSKVEQALLLREGPASLAQLCRLCIRRHLGRSCLGTVPKLHLPEPLENFLLHRSV; encoded by the exons ATGTCactcccagctgagcaggggagATGTGCTCCATATGGGAACTATATTTGCCACATGTTTCAGGGAG ACAGCTGGGCAGACCGATCCCCTCTCCATGATGCTGCCTTCCAGGGACGCCTTCTCTCTCTGAAAACCTTGATTGCACAG GGTTTCAACGTGAACCTGCTGACCACGGACCGCGTGTCGGCTCTGCACGAGGCCTGCCTGGGTGGGCACGTGGCCTGTgccaaggtgctgctggagaatgGTGCCCAG GTGAACGCGGCCACCATCGACGGGGTCACTCCCCTGTTCAACGCCTGCTGCAGCGGCAGCGCAGCCTGTGTCAGCATGCTGCTGGAATGTGGAGCCAAGGCACGGCTGGGGAGCCACCTGCCCTCGCCCATGCACGAAGCAGTCAAGAGAG GTCACAGGGAGTGCATGGAGACCCTTCTGGCCCACGAGGTTGACATTGACCAAGAGGACCCACAGCATGGGACCCCTCTCTACATGGCCTGCACCTACCAGAGAACAGAATGTGTCAAGAAGCTTTTGGAGCTAG GAGCCAACGTGAATGTGGGGAAGGGACTGGACACCCCCCTGCACGCAGCAGCGAGGAAATCCAGTGTGGAGATAGTTGTCTTGCTGACAGACTATGGTGCCGAcccaaaatgcagaaatgctgaCCTCAAATGTGCCCTGGATCTTGCCACACCCCACAGCAAGGTGGAGCAGGCACTTCTGCTTCGGGAAG gtcctgccagcctggcccagctgtgcaggTTGTGCATCAGGAGGCACCTGGGCCGGTCATGCCTCGGCACAGTCCCCAAGCTGCACCTGCCTGAGCCGCTGGAGAACTTCCTCCTGCACCGATCAGTCTGA